The genomic segment AGATGGGGGTCAGTCGATATTATTAATTTTTAAAGTGTCTTTTTTTGCAGAAATGCTTCTTTTTGATCTCGTTTTTCATCTTCATCATCACAAGGAAGTGCACAATTAAAATTGATTGCTATTAAAATAATTGGGATGATATATGAGAATAGATTTTTCATAGATTGTTTTTGTGAGAATTAGTTCGCAAAGTTAATCCGGCACTTTAATCCAATTTATATAATTTACAGTTTACGTTTATATGATTTCCATATTTTAAATAGCAGTTTTTAACCTAAAGCTTCCTTTTGAAAGCTAAAATCAATACTATTTATGAGGTAGAATTACTACAAACATGGGAATTATATAACATGAGAACAGAAATTATATAAATTTCCGGATATGTTATATAGAAATTTGTAAGATTCAATATTCAATAATTATAAACTTTAAAAAAGATAATTATCATGAATAAAACAGGGCCTATCATAATTATCGAGGAAAACGAAGCCGATCGTAATTTATTTGCGCAAATTTTTTGGGAGCTGGGTCTAAATAATGAAATGCTTTATTTTACTACTCTTAATGAAACGCATAGATACATAATCTCCAATCAAATTGAACCTTTTTTACTTTTTTCGAATGTACTTCAGTTTCATGAAGACAATAAGCAGGACAATTATAAAAATTATAATAGTATTTGCCTGGAATTTAACTGCCCTTGTTTGTTTTTTTCCATTTTATTTACGCATTGTTTTGTTATAGATTCTTATTCAATTCCTGTTCAAAGTTATTTTGTACGTCCTTATAACGAAGAAAAGTTTAAGTTAGTCCTCAATTCCATTGTAGAATATTGGCTCGGGAAAAAAGTATTCAATAAAGACGAAAACAAATCAGAAAAAAAAGCAAAATATATAAAATAAAGCCGTCTCTTCAGGACGGCTTATTATTTGTGCTATAAATTTCTATCGGGTTTAGTGCCATCTTCGTCATCTAAATCTACTAAATCTTCATTGTCATATCCGTCATTGTCGATGTCTTCATTGTCAAACTCATCATCCAATTCGTCGTCATTCAATTCATCATCGTCAAATTCGTCAGTATCAGTTTCCCGGCCAAGGTTTTCATTATCAAATTCCTCTGTGCCAAATTCCTTGCTGTCCAGATCATTTCCATAATCAGGTTCAGCATTATTAGATATCGAATGATCTACTGGTGGTGCATCAATATCCGGATCTTCATATTGTTCTCTATTTTGAAAATTCTGATCTTTCTGATTGTAATTTTCTCTTTCGTCTATACTCATAATAATTCTTTTTAAAAGTTATTTTTTCATTGAGCCTGTTTCTTTTTTTGTGCTCGAAGCAGATTTAGAAGTGCCTTTTGAAGCCGTTTCTTTTTTATCAGTTTTTTTATCTGATGCCTTAGCACTCTCTATGCTTTTTTTTGTGGTTGAAGTTGCCATAATATATTTTTTTAGATTGTTATAAGCCAAATTTACAGTGACTAAAAATCATTATTTTATACATATTCGTATTTCTAATTATATAATTTACAGTTATTTAAATAAACAAAAAAAAAGGGTTTTACTTTTTAGTTAAATAAAAAAACACCCATACAAAGTACAGGTGTTTTTCAGGTAAAATAAAAAAAGTAACAAGAAAGTATTAGACTATTCTGCCGCTACAATGTTTACTAAATTTAGTGCTACATCGTTTAGTAAACAATCTGCTTCTTTTTCTTCTGCAAGAGTCTGCGTCAATAATTTTGCTGCATCATTCTCGCCAATCGCTTTTGCAAAAGCAACCAAAGTTCCGTAAGATGCAATTTCATAATGCTCTATTTTTTGCGAAGCAGCAATAATCCCCGCATCTCTAACTGCTCCCGGAGTAGTTTCCAAAAGAATATTGTCGCCTTCTTTTAATAATCCGGCCATGGCTTCGCATTTTTTTCCTTCAACTTTTTCTCCTAATAAATCAAAAACTTTTTCTAGTCTTGACACTTGGTTTTGAGTTACAGAAAGATGCTCTAAAATAGTTCCTGAAAGTCCTGATGATGAAGCATTGGCAGCCATTTTTGGCAAAGCACTAACCAAAGCATTTTCTGCCCAGTAAATATCTTTCAGGCTGTCAATAAACAAATCTTTCAATTCTTCGGCCGCATCAGGTGCAGGTTCTACGATATTAAATTTTGCGTTGTTTTTTATGTCTTTTGTCTGACTTGCTTTTGGTTTTGCTACATTAGTCTGACCTTGTTTTTCTGAATTTTTCATTTTTATTTTTTTTTGAGATTAAATGTATAAGTTAGGTTCACGCTGCCAAAAACGATGCATTTTCATAGCCGTAATAAATTCCTGTGCAAAAGCTTCCGAAGCAATTTCGCTCGTAACAATTACACCCGGATCATCATTGGTAATTTTTGCGGCAAAAGGCGCTCCGCTGATAATTTCCGAAGCCTCACCATCGGCACCAATTACTTTGCAGTGTTTGTAAGCATCATTTAAATATTCCAGAGCATCATCATTTTCTGCCAAAGCATTAAGTCCCAATCCGTGCGGAACATAAACAGCATCAAATAATACAGAAGAAGCCGTTAAAAAACTAAATTCAGCAGCAATTGCCCCATCAGCATCTGTTGTTACAGAACCTAAATGCGGCGCAACGACACAACCTTTAGCACCTTCTTTTTTCAAGGCATTTTTCATATTTGCGACAGCAGCTTCAGAAACTCCGTCAGAAACTAAAATCGCAACTTTTCTGGATTCAATTGTTGGCGAGTTCGTTGGATTATTAACCATGCTCAAAGCTTGTGAAGATTCTGTAGAAGATTCAACTGTTTGTGGTTCCTGAGTTCCGGCTTCTTCCGTTTCCGGAGACACGCCTTTGTTTATTGGTGTTTCTAAAACAGGCGGAACAGTCGCTCCAAGTCCTTGTGCTACTTTTTCGGCAAGTTGTTTGTCAACCTGAGATAATAATCCCAGCATTCGAACTCTTATGGCAGTTGTTTCTACTTTTCCAAGTTCAAAACGCAAAGCTTTTACAATATGGCTTTTTTCTTCCGGTGTCTGACTGTTAAAAAATAATTTTGCCTGTCCAAAATGATCTGTAAAACTCTCGCTTCTTTCTCTCACTTTGTGTGCATCCACGCGCTCGTTAAAATTTGCAAATCCGCCTTCGGCAATTTTTGCCTGATACGGACAGCCGCCGCCTAAAGAATTAGGATGATAACTTACACGTCCTTTATTAATTTCCTGACGCATGTGTCCGTCACGCTGATTGTTGTGAATAGGAGCAATACTTCTGTTAATTGGAATTTCATGAAAATTCGGACTTCCTAATCTCGATAATTGTGTATCGGTATAAGAAAATAATCTTCCCTGCAAAAGCGGATCATTTGTAAAATCAATTCCCGGCACAACATGCCCGGGATGAAAAGCAATCTGCTCTGTTTCGGCAAAGAAATTTTCTGGATTTTTATTCAAAACCATTCTTCCCACAATCGTTACAGGAACCAATTCTTCGGGAACAATTTTCGTTGGGTCAAGTAAGTCAAAATCATATTTGTGTTCGTCTTCGTTTGAAATAACCTGAACGCCTAATTCCCATTCCGGGAAATTTCCCATTTCTATAGCTTCCCATAAATCTTGTCGGTGAAAATCAGGGTTTTTTCCTGAAATTTTCTGTGCTTCATCCCAGGCAACAGCGTGGGTTCCTAATTTTGGTTTCCAGTGAAATTTTACAAAAACCGATTCCTCCTGAGCATTTACCAATCTAAAAGTATGAACGCCAAAACCTTCCATCATTCTATAACTTCTCGGAATTGCACGATCTGACATTACCCACATAATCATGTGCATAGATTCTGGCATGAGTGAAATAAAATCCCAAAAAGTATCATGCGCAGATGCTGCCTGAGGCATTTCGTTATGTGGTTCCGGTTTTACAGCATGAATAAGATCAGGGAATTTTGAAGCGTCCTGGATAAAAAATACCGGAATATTATTGGCCACTAAATCATAAATTCCTTCCTGCGTATAAAATTTTACTGCAAATCCTCTCGCATCTCTGGCCAAATCCGTAGAACCTCTTGATCCTGCAACGGTAGAAAAACGGGCAAAAACGGGTGTTTTTTGTCCTTTTTCCTGAAGAAATCCTGCTTTTGTTAATTCCGGGATTGGATTTGTTACTTCAAAAAATCCGTGTGCGCCTGAACCGCGTGCGTGAACAATTCTTTCCGGAATTCGTTCGTGATCAAAATGTGTAATTTTTTCCCTTAAAATAAAATCTTCTAACAATGATGGACCGCGATTTCCGGCTTTAAGTGAATTATTATCATCGTTAATTTTCACGCCCTGATCTGTAGTTAAAAATTTGTTTGTTCCATCAGAAGTATTGATGGATAAATCTCGTTGTTTTTCGTCTTGAAAGTTTTTCATGGTGTTTCTTATTAGTTAAAAACTTTAAATAAATTTTCGGACTTTGGGTTATTAGGTATTTGTAGACCGTTAATTATCAAGTGTTTCAAATTTACTTGTTGAAAAAAAATCATTTTTATACAATTTTGTATGAATTTTCTACAATTGCCATGATGATTTTTAAAACAAAAAATCTCCATTTCTGGAGATTTAATATTTAATTTTAAGAGGGAAGGTAGATAAACACTGTAGTCCCTTTATTCGGCTCGCTGTTAACTTTTATAAAACCTTTATGATTGTAGACGATTTTTTGTACCAAAGTTAATCCAAGTCCGCTGCCATATTGGGTATCATTGTTTTGAAGTTTGTAGAACGGATTAAAAATGAGGGATTCAAAGTTTTTATGAAAACCAATTCCGTTATCGCTAATAAAAAGTTTGATGTAATGAATTTCAGGATCAGCTCCAAAATCGATTATTTCTTCTGCAGAAACATCTTCAACACCAATTCTGATTTTTGCTGTACTGTCTTGCTTTGCATATTTAATAGAATTCGAAATCAAATGATTAAAAAGCTGCTGCATTTGCGACTGAATAATTCGAAGCGTTGGAAGAGCATCAATTTCTATTTCTGCTTTTTGCTGGCTGATAACAGGTTTTAAGTCTGTTATTGTTTTTTTTAAAACAACATTTAAATCTATTTTTTTTAGTTCTTTCTGTCCAAAATTTATTTTCGAATAATCTATCACATCTTCAATAAGCTGATTTAAGTTGACAGCCGAATTTAACAAACGGTTCAGATTGTGTCTTCCGTTTTCTGTTAATGCTTTTTCGGTAACCAAAACCTTTTTGGCAAACATAGAAATTTTACGAATCGGCTCCAGCAAACTCTCGCTTGCCGCAGCTGTAAAAGATTCTAACTGTTTGTTATACGTATGAAGTTCCTGATTTTTTACTTTTAAAGATTCACTGCTTTGTTCTAAATCAGTAATATCTTCCAATGCAATTAAAATCATTCCGTTTGGAGTAGAATCTATAATGGGCGAAGCATTTATGAGCATTGTTTTTTTACCAATAACATCAAAATTCAATTGTATTTTAAAATTGGCTACATTATCATTTTGACTCACTTTCTTTAATACAAAATCTTTAAATGCAGGAATGTTCCAGTGGGAATTTCCTATTTCAAAAATCGAAAAACCTTCTGTTTCTTCTTCCGTAGTTTTAAAATAATTATAAAAAGAAGGATTGGCACTTTTAATGATAAAATTTTTATCAATAATAAGTAAAGGTTCCCGAATGGTTTTTACAATCGATTCATAGTAATTTCGCATCGATGCCAGCTCTTCCCGTCGGTCTTTTAATTCATCATTTAAACAGGAAAGTTCTTGATTATTAGACATAAGCTCCTGAGAAGAATTTTCAAGCTGATGATTTGCTTCTTGTAATTCTTCGTTACTGGCAACCAATTCTTCATTTGTTGTTTGAAGCTCTTCAAAATAAATCTGCTGTTCCTCAGTCACTCTTTTAAAATCGCCGCGAAGCTGCAGCAATTCTTTTTCTATTTCAGAAGAATGATTTTTATTTCCTGAATCTGCAGAATGAATGTTTTTTTTGCAGAAAATAATGAGCAGTAATTCGGTATGTGACGAAAGATAAATAATTTCAAAAGAAGTTATAAAAGGCTGTTTTTTCATCGCTGTAAATTCTCCCGAAAA from the Flavobacterium sp. genome contains:
- a CDS encoding catalase yields the protein MKNFQDEKQRDLSINTSDGTNKFLTTDQGVKINDDNNSLKAGNRGPSLLEDFILREKITHFDHERIPERIVHARGSGAHGFFEVTNPIPELTKAGFLQEKGQKTPVFARFSTVAGSRGSTDLARDARGFAVKFYTQEGIYDLVANNIPVFFIQDASKFPDLIHAVKPEPHNEMPQAASAHDTFWDFISLMPESMHMIMWVMSDRAIPRSYRMMEGFGVHTFRLVNAQEESVFVKFHWKPKLGTHAVAWDEAQKISGKNPDFHRQDLWEAIEMGNFPEWELGVQVISNEDEHKYDFDLLDPTKIVPEELVPVTIVGRMVLNKNPENFFAETEQIAFHPGHVVPGIDFTNDPLLQGRLFSYTDTQLSRLGSPNFHEIPINRSIAPIHNNQRDGHMRQEINKGRVSYHPNSLGGGCPYQAKIAEGGFANFNERVDAHKVRERSESFTDHFGQAKLFFNSQTPEEKSHIVKALRFELGKVETTAIRVRMLGLLSQVDKQLAEKVAQGLGATVPPVLETPINKGVSPETEEAGTQEPQTVESSTESSQALSMVNNPTNSPTIESRKVAILVSDGVSEAAVANMKNALKKEGAKGCVVAPHLGSVTTDADGAIAAEFSFLTASSVLFDAVYVPHGLGLNALAENDDALEYLNDAYKHCKVIGADGEASEIISGAPFAAKITNDDPGVIVTSEIASEAFAQEFITAMKMHRFWQREPNLYI
- a CDS encoding ferritin-like domain-containing protein, yielding MKNSEKQGQTNVAKPKASQTKDIKNNAKFNIVEPAPDAAEELKDLFIDSLKDIYWAENALVSALPKMAANASSSGLSGTILEHLSVTQNQVSRLEKVFDLLGEKVEGKKCEAMAGLLKEGDNILLETTPGAVRDAGIIAASQKIEHYEIASYGTLVAFAKAIGENDAAKLLTQTLAEEKEADCLLNDVALNLVNIVAAE